The genome window tgcaaatatcttctgttTGCCCTTGATCTTTTCTTATCCCCACCCAGTGCTGATCCAGCAGACGTTTAAAGGTCGACTTTATCGTTCATACCTCTCTGGCTGTTCTCTTATCGTGAGGCAGCGAGGTggtttttgaaaatgagaagaaaactaaGAAACTGCCATTTAAACAGAACAATCAGTTTTGAAATTAATTATTGCTTTTGTGGTACTTGCTGCAAAAGAGGTATtttcaaatttagaaaaatacacaCTGAAAAAGCACTGAGAAGCTCTGTTGTTACATTGCATGCCCTTAGTATGTTTCAGACCTCAACTACTGTACATAAGATAATTTGGTTCATAATTTTTGTTTAGTACTTTAAATTTTAGCACGTGTACTTTGGAAATTAATTTTCCAAACTTCTCAAATTTCTAAGTGTGTAATGATAAAGCAGATTTAAGCAGTACGTATccaaaatgaactaaaaaatagAATTCACTTCTAAATTGCTGAATAGGAAAGAATATGACCAACTTCTAAAAGTGACATATATATGTGTGAAGGTGGGTGGATGGGTATGCTGAGGATAGGATAGTTTCCAGTAAATGCTGTtgtaagaactgaaggaagaaaaaaaaggaatatgctacatattctggaaatacttttcttcttgtaattctATTCAGAAACTAAAGTAAATAATAGGGTTAAGAAATACTGTTTTAACTAAAATAGTCTTAACTTTTCTCATGAGATTTTGAGCTTTAATAAACAATTTCCTATTGTATGTTCCTTTATTTAATGCTGACTATACTTTTTGTACTTCTAGACTATTAGACTTTTTCAAAAGTGAAATTACTACTGGGGTTTAAAAAAGGTTATGGGACTTAGATTTATCTTACTTGgacatgtttgtttgtttgtttgtttttctttaaggaGCAAGACCACTAGAGGTAAAGAAGAATCTACTAATACCAGCACtttgaatgaaaatttttttctctgccgCAAactgaacactttttttttttgttggtggGGGAGTTGCAACAGATCTAACTTTGTGGCATAGCAGCTATGCAGCTTGAAATCCAAGTAGcactaaattttattatttcgTATTTGTACAATAAGCTTCCCAGGAGACGTGTCAACATTTTTGGTGAAGAGCTTGAAAGACTTCTTAAGAAGAAATATGAAGGGCACTGGTATCCTGAAAAGCCATACAAAGGATCAGGGTTTAGGTGTATACACATAGGGGAGAAAGTGGACCCAGTGATTGAACAAGCGTCCAAAGAGAGTGGTTTGGACATTGATGATGTGCGTGGCAATCTGCCACGGGATCTTAGTGTTTGGATCGACCCGTTTGAAGTTTCTTACCAAATTGGTGAAAAGGGACCAGTGAAAGTGCTTTATGTGGATGATAATAGTGAAAATGGATGTGAGTTGGATAAGGAGATCAAAAACAGCTTTAACCCAGAGGCCCAGGTTTTTATGCCCATAAGTGACCCAGCCTCATCGGTGTCCAGCTCTCCGTCGCCTCCCTTTGGTCACTCCGCTGCTGTAAGCCCCACCTTCATGCCCCGGTCCACTCAGCCTTTAACCTTCACCACTGCCACTTTTGCTGCCACCAAGTTCGGCTCTACCAAAATGAAGAATAGTGGCCGCAGCAACAAGGTTGCACGTACTTCTCC of Manis javanica isolate MJ-LG chromosome 4, MJ_LKY, whole genome shotgun sequence contains these proteins:
- the TOB1 gene encoding protein Tob1, with translation MQLEIQVALNFIISYLYNKLPRRRVNIFGEELERLLKKKYEGHWYPEKPYKGSGFRCIHIGEKVDPVIEQASKESGLDIDDVRGNLPRDLSVWIDPFEVSYQIGEKGPVKVLYVDDNSENGCELDKEIKNSFNPEAQVFMPISDPASSVSSSPSPPFGHSAAVSPTFMPRSTQPLTFTTATFAATKFGSTKMKNSGRSNKVARTSPINLGLNVNDLLKQKAISSSAHSLYGLGLGGQQPPPQQPAQPPPPPPPPQQQKTSALSPNAKEFIFPNTQGQGSSASGMFPGDSSLSLSPLQYSNAFDVFAAYGGLNEKSFVDGLNFSLNNMQYSNQQFQPVMAN